A genome region from Halorussus pelagicus includes the following:
- a CDS encoding MATE family efflux transporter, producing MKTTLLSIRNRSTNVRRFPNPVRLLILAVGHALARVGLVSSERVRRTTDLAWPRIVTGLARMSKNAVDVAMVGLAVGPVAIAGIGFASPYWGVAFSLGGGLAGGTIALVSQRFGAEAYDDLALAVRASALVVLAVSLPVAAAFLLAPVRLISVMTDDPRAIELGATYLRILSVGVPFAALNLVGSRIYIGADDSWTPMIVRGGGALANIVLSGVLIFGFGMGVTGAAVGTVLSNVLVTGTFLAGLVAGRLPGLGDLPVQVSPAGTYYDRETVADLVRIGLPVVGRNGVWTVAKFPMLAIVGLFGPSVVAAYVIARRIWGLMNTPGWGFGLASSSLVGQELGEGNELEAEAYARDIVAFSVATYVVAAILVGLFAEPIVGLFVGESGDATIPVAVALVYAACVAAVAQGVKSATAGPLDASGDTRWTFYSQLLGMFGVAIPVAYLGATTSLGLVGLYLSFVAETTIPALINYHRFATGKWKAISREFRPGASADD from the coding sequence ATGAAAACTACTTTACTTTCGATTCGAAATAGGTCAACCAACGTGCGACGCTTCCCGAACCCCGTGCGACTGCTCATCCTCGCGGTCGGCCACGCGCTCGCGCGCGTCGGTCTCGTCTCTTCGGAGCGAGTTCGCCGGACGACCGACCTCGCGTGGCCCCGCATCGTCACCGGTCTCGCGCGCATGTCGAAAAACGCCGTGGACGTGGCGATGGTCGGACTGGCGGTCGGACCCGTCGCCATCGCCGGAATCGGCTTCGCCAGTCCCTACTGGGGCGTCGCGTTCTCGCTGGGCGGCGGTCTCGCTGGCGGGACCATCGCGCTGGTCTCCCAGCGGTTCGGCGCGGAGGCCTACGACGACCTCGCGCTCGCGGTCCGGGCCAGCGCGCTCGTTGTCCTCGCTGTCTCGCTCCCAGTCGCGGCGGCCTTCTTGCTCGCTCCCGTCCGACTCATCTCGGTCATGACCGACGACCCGCGAGCCATCGAACTCGGTGCGACCTACCTCCGAATTCTCTCGGTCGGCGTCCCCTTCGCGGCGCTCAATCTCGTGGGAAGCCGCATCTACATCGGCGCGGATGACTCGTGGACGCCGATGATAGTCCGCGGCGGCGGCGCGCTCGCCAATATCGTCCTGAGCGGGGTTCTCATCTTCGGGTTCGGCATGGGCGTCACCGGGGCCGCGGTGGGAACCGTGCTGTCGAACGTCCTCGTCACGGGGACGTTCCTCGCAGGTCTCGTCGCTGGACGACTCCCCGGTCTCGGCGACCTCCCCGTGCAGGTGAGTCCGGCGGGCACCTACTACGACCGCGAGACTGTCGCGGACTTGGTGCGCATCGGTCTCCCGGTCGTCGGTCGAAACGGCGTCTGGACGGTCGCCAAGTTCCCCATGCTGGCCATCGTCGGCCTGTTCGGCCCGAGCGTCGTCGCCGCCTACGTCATCGCACGGCGCATCTGGGGGCTGATGAACACGCCCGGTTGGGGCTTCGGACTCGCCTCCAGCAGTCTCGTCGGGCAGGAACTCGGCGAGGGCAACGAACTGGAAGCGGAGGCCTACGCCCGCGACATCGTTGCCTTCTCGGTCGCAACCTACGTCGTCGCGGCGATTCTCGTTGGTCTCTTCGCCGAACCCATCGTCGGCCTGTTCGTCGGTGAGAGCGGCGACGCGACGATTCCGGTCGCCGTCGCGCTGGTGTACGCGGCCTGCGTCGCCGCCGTCGCACAGGGTGTCAAGTCTGCCACCGCAGGACCGCTCGACGCCAGCGGCGACACGCGCTGGACGTTCTACAGTCAACTCCTCGGGATGTTCGGCGTCGCCATCCCCGTCGCGTATCTCGGTGCGACCACGTCGCTCGGACTGGTGGGTCTCTACCTCTCGTTCGTCGCCGAGACGACGATCCCGGCGCTCATCAACTATCACCGATTCGCCACCGGCAAGTGGAAGGCCATCAGTCGGGAGTTCCGGCCGGGTGCGTCGGCCGACGACTGA
- a CDS encoding tRNA pseudouridine(54/55) synthase Pus10: MTILKDARRVAANGPVCDACLGRCFADRSFGLTNAERGRSLRITAALEDDDPYEPTDPETCWVCEGESQRFDEYAEKVAESLEGWNFATYQVGTRTPPLFEENEALLRESADLPEDAGESFKSEFNREVGKRVGRMTDAEVDFGRPDVLALLNVDPERNELSDHAVEVQVNSAFVYGRYRKLERDIPQTEWPCRECGGTGKQLAEGGGEEACDHCGGSGYLYDESVEQLTTPPVLEAMDGGEALFHGAGREDVDALMLDTGRPFVIEVKRPRKRDVDTDALETEINEFADGKAEVTDLTLATHEMVERVKELDASKTYRMDVEFESDVTAADLDEAVTELRGTTIEQDTPQRVDHRRASITRTRTVYDIEGHLKDERHAELEVHGEGGLYVKELVSGDEGRTTPSLAGLLGVDAVVTALDVVVVEGEDEPFADPEYLKEAPPDSP, encoded by the coding sequence ATGACCATCCTCAAAGACGCCCGCCGCGTCGCGGCGAACGGTCCCGTCTGCGATGCCTGTCTGGGCCGGTGTTTCGCCGACCGGAGTTTCGGGCTGACCAACGCCGAGCGCGGCCGCTCGCTCCGCATCACGGCCGCACTCGAAGACGACGACCCTTACGAACCCACTGACCCCGAGACCTGCTGGGTCTGCGAGGGCGAGAGCCAGCGCTTCGACGAGTACGCCGAGAAGGTCGCCGAGAGCCTCGAAGGCTGGAACTTCGCCACCTATCAGGTCGGGACGCGCACTCCGCCGCTGTTCGAAGAGAACGAGGCGCTGCTCCGCGAGTCGGCGGACCTGCCCGAGGACGCGGGCGAGTCGTTCAAATCGGAGTTCAACCGCGAGGTCGGCAAGCGCGTCGGCCGGATGACCGACGCCGAGGTGGACTTCGGGCGGCCCGACGTGCTGGCCCTCCTCAACGTGGACCCAGAGCGCAATGAACTCTCGGACCACGCCGTCGAGGTGCAGGTCAACTCGGCGTTCGTCTACGGCCGCTACCGGAAACTGGAGCGCGACATCCCCCAAACCGAGTGGCCCTGCCGGGAGTGTGGCGGCACCGGCAAGCAACTCGCGGAGGGCGGCGGCGAGGAAGCCTGTGACCACTGCGGCGGGTCGGGCTATCTCTACGACGAGAGCGTCGAGCAGTTGACGACGCCGCCGGTCTTGGAGGCGATGGACGGGGGCGAGGCGCTGTTCCACGGCGCGGGCCGCGAGGACGTGGACGCCCTGATGCTCGACACGGGCCGCCCGTTCGTCATCGAGGTCAAGCGCCCGCGGAAGCGCGACGTGGACACCGACGCGCTCGAAACCGAAATCAACGAGTTCGCCGACGGGAAGGCCGAAGTCACCGACCTGACGCTGGCGACCCACGAGATGGTCGAGCGCGTCAAGGAACTCGACGCGAGCAAGACCTACCGGATGGACGTGGAGTTCGAGAGCGACGTGACCGCTGCCGACCTCGACGAGGCCGTCACGGAACTCCGTGGAACCACGATTGAACAGGACACGCCCCAGCGCGTGGACCACCGCCGGGCGAGCATCACGCGGACCCGAACCGTGTACGACATCGAGGGCCACCTCAAAGACGAGCGCCACGCGGAACTCGAAGTCCACGGCGAAGGCGGCCTTTACGTCAAGGAACTCGTCTCGGGCGACGAAGGCCGGACGACGCCGAGTCTCGCGGGACTGCTCGGCGTCGATGCCGTGGTCACGGCGCTCGACGTAGTTGTCGTCGAGGGCGAGGACGAACCGTTCGCTGACCCCGAGTATCTGAAGGAAGCGCCGCCCGACTCGCCGTAA
- the secF gene encoding protein translocase subunit SecF yields the protein MVAFEVPEVDYTQYTNRQLAAIPLAILAVALLVVIGWYVVTGAPVRLGMEFTGGTELRVQTSTPPSEISAAFGTEASVTPVQTSDNTYIVTFPPEAENIGQQARNNLQPVQGQSTADMVKSVQGTSASFGRETQDLALMGIGIAFVGMSVLVFLMFRTFVPSIAVVISAFSDIVIPLALMNLLGIPLSLGTVAALLMLIGYSVDSDILLNNHILRRSGGFYESTYRAMRTGVTMTVTSLSAMAVMALVASIFGIDLLRDIGIVLVLGLATDLMNTYMLNLSLLRWYKYEGVAR from the coding sequence ATGGTAGCGTTCGAAGTGCCGGAGGTGGACTACACCCAGTACACGAACCGGCAGTTGGCGGCGATTCCGCTCGCAATTCTCGCCGTCGCACTGCTGGTTGTCATCGGGTGGTACGTCGTTACCGGCGCACCGGTACGGCTCGGAATGGAGTTTACTGGTGGCACGGAGCTACGGGTCCAGACTTCGACACCGCCCTCCGAAATCTCCGCGGCGTTCGGGACGGAAGCGTCCGTCACGCCCGTCCAGACCTCCGACAACACCTACATCGTGACGTTCCCGCCGGAGGCCGAGAACATCGGCCAGCAGGCGCGCAACAACTTACAACCGGTCCAAGGACAGTCAACGGCGGACATGGTAAAGTCCGTCCAAGGCACCTCCGCGAGCTTCGGCAGGGAGACCCAAGACCTCGCGCTGATGGGCATCGGCATCGCGTTCGTCGGGATGAGCGTCCTCGTATTCTTGATGTTCCGCACGTTCGTCCCCTCCATCGCGGTGGTCATCTCGGCGTTCAGCGACATCGTGATTCCGCTCGCGCTGATGAACCTGCTCGGCATCCCGCTGTCGCTGGGCACGGTCGCGGCCCTGCTGATGCTCATCGGGTACTCGGTTGACTCCGACATCCTGCTGAACAACCACATCCTGCGCCGGTCGGGTGGCTTCTACGAATCGACCTACCGCGCGATGCGGACCGGCGTGACGATGACCGTCACCTCGCTATCGGCGATGGCCGTCATGGCGCTCGTCGCGTCGATATTCGGCATTGACCTCCTGCGCGACATCGGCATCGTCCTTGTCCTCGGACTGGCGACCGACCTCATGAACACCTACATGCTCAACCTCAGCCTGCTTCGCTGGTACAAGTACGAGGGGGTGGCTCGATAA
- a CDS encoding HalOD1 output domain-containing protein translates to MAIATTSSDADAPTLYRTRHEPDGSEPISRSIYTALAAVEGVAPSDLDVRLYDCVDVEAIEDLYRTSADSEWEFAFTVERYAVRVRADGTIAVSSAE, encoded by the coding sequence ATGGCAATCGCAACGACCTCCTCCGACGCGGACGCCCCGACGCTCTACCGAACGCGACACGAACCCGACGGTTCCGAGCCGATAAGCCGGTCAATTTACACCGCACTCGCCGCGGTCGAGGGAGTCGCGCCGTCCGACCTCGACGTTCGACTCTACGACTGCGTGGACGTAGAGGCGATAGAGGACCTGTACCGGACGAGCGCCGACAGCGAGTGGGAGTTCGCGTTCACGGTCGAACGATACGCGGTTCGCGTCCGCGCCGACGGTACCATCGCGGTTTCGTCCGCCGAGTGA
- a CDS encoding glucose-6-phosphate isomerase, whose amino-acid sequence MRVDLGNALSEVADPGLSRTELDELDERVADAHDRIEHGMANAEHGYAALNLPETADPDAIRAAVEPFADAEAVLTVGIGGSALGAATLARGLPSETDAYFLDNVDSEHVSRLLDSLPLDSTAVNVVSRSGTTAETLANFLVVREAMADAGVDWTDRTFVTTGQAGNLRRLAEKEDLPALDVPDGVPGRFSVLSTVGLACAAIQGHDLDAILAGASDEADRLAGSLYDSPAYAYGAVSYALEERGAAVNAMMPYAESLETFAEWFAQLWAESLGKDGRGQTPARALGATDQHSQLQLYRAGPRDKLVTLVRPENRADRDIPETDLDGLSYLGGSSLGDLLDAEFEATEASLAEAGQPNVRVEIDRVDERSLGELLYGMETACVLYGELADVSTFTQPAVEWGKKAARGLLGGGDFEEADAVAEKTTLTVE is encoded by the coding sequence ATGCGCGTAGACCTCGGTAACGCACTCTCGGAGGTCGCCGACCCCGGCCTCTCCCGCACCGAACTCGACGAGTTAGACGAGCGAGTCGCCGACGCTCACGACCGAATCGAGCACGGCATGGCGAACGCCGAACACGGCTACGCCGCGCTGAACCTGCCCGAGACCGCCGACCCCGACGCGATTCGGGCCGCGGTCGAACCCTTCGCAGACGCCGAGGCGGTCCTGACCGTCGGCATCGGGGGGTCGGCACTCGGCGCGGCCACCCTCGCCCGCGGCCTGCCCTCCGAGACGGACGCCTACTTCCTCGACAACGTGGACTCCGAACACGTCTCTCGCCTGCTGGATTCGCTCCCGCTCGACTCCACCGCAGTCAACGTTGTCTCGCGCTCGGGCACCACCGCCGAGACGCTGGCCAACTTCCTCGTCGTCCGCGAGGCGATGGCCGATGCGGGCGTCGATTGGACCGACCGGACCTTCGTCACGACCGGTCAAGCGGGCAATCTCCGGCGACTCGCCGAGAAGGAGGACCTGCCTGCGCTCGACGTGCCCGACGGCGTGCCCGGCCGGTTTTCGGTCCTCTCGACGGTCGGACTGGCCTGCGCCGCGATACAGGGCCACGACCTCGACGCGATTCTGGCGGGCGCGAGCGACGAGGCCGACCGCCTCGCGGGGTCGCTGTACGACTCCCCGGCCTACGCCTACGGCGCGGTCTCCTACGCCCTCGAAGAGCGCGGCGCGGCGGTCAACGCGATGATGCCCTACGCCGAGTCGCTGGAGACGTTCGCCGAGTGGTTCGCCCAGTTGTGGGCCGAGAGTCTCGGGAAGGACGGCCGGGGACAGACCCCTGCCCGCGCGCTCGGCGCGACCGATCAGCACTCCCAACTCCAACTCTACCGTGCGGGTCCCCGCGACAAACTCGTCACGCTCGTCCGCCCGGAGAACCGGGCCGACCGCGACATCCCCGAGACCGACCTCGACGGTCTCTCGTATCTCGGCGGGTCGTCGCTCGGCGACCTGCTCGACGCCGAGTTCGAGGCTACCGAAGCAAGCCTCGCGGAAGCGGGACAACCGAACGTCCGGGTCGAAATCGACCGCGTGGACGAGCGAAGCCTCGGCGAACTCCTCTACGGCATGGAGACCGCCTGCGTCCTCTACGGGGAACTCGCCGACGTTTCGACGTTCACTCAGCCAGCGGTCGAGTGGGGCAAGAAGGCGGCCCGCGGACTGCTCGGCGGCGGCGACTTCGAGGAGGCCGACGCCGTGGCCGAAAAGACGACGCTGACGGTGGAGTAA
- a CDS encoding ribonuclease HII encodes MFAAAVRVADPADLPAGIDDSKNVAPARREEIAAELRADDRVGVGVAEIPVERIDGETDMNTLTVAAHAEAVTQVVEGDDGAEGIADAGDTSEQRFARRVADGVSESVELTAEHGADETYPVVGAASIVAKVERDAHVAALAEAYADEYGPELGELGSGYPGDSTTREFLETFVAERGELPDCARRSWSTCEDVLAAAEQSGLGDF; translated from the coding sequence ATGTTCGCCGCCGCGGTCCGTGTCGCCGACCCGGCCGACCTCCCCGCGGGAATCGACGACTCGAAGAACGTCGCGCCCGCGCGCCGGGAGGAAATCGCGGCCGAACTGCGCGCTGACGACCGCGTCGGCGTCGGCGTCGCCGAGATTCCGGTCGAGCGCATCGACGGCGAGACCGACATGAACACGCTCACCGTGGCGGCCCACGCCGAGGCAGTAACGCAGGTGGTCGAGGGCGACGACGGCGCAGAGGGCATCGCAGACGCTGGCGACACCAGCGAACAGCGATTCGCCCGTCGCGTCGCCGACGGAGTCTCTGAGAGCGTCGAGTTGACCGCGGAACACGGTGCCGACGAGACCTACCCCGTGGTTGGCGCGGCCAGCATCGTGGCGAAGGTCGAACGCGACGCCCACGTCGCGGCGCTCGCGGAGGCGTACGCCGACGAGTACGGCCCGGAACTCGGCGAGTTGGGGTCAGGCTATCCGGGCGACTCGACCACCCGCGAGTTTCTGGAGACGTTCGTCGCCGAGCGGGGCGAACTCCCCGACTGTGCGCGCCGGAGTTGGTCTACCTGCGAGGACGTGCTGGCCGCCGCCGAGCAGTCGGGGTTGGGGGACTTTTAA
- a CDS encoding preprotein translocase subunit SecD, with translation MMDIRDNWRVILLAVFLVVSGFALFAPGTGGSGGDTAANGSVVDQASDGPSNLQFGLELSGGTRIRAPVNGLTAEGVDVPRATDPGTVEKQVAGNLSNVAAADVTLRLAQASNETTTVEVLSDNATTGEFEQALEQSGYDYESVRQGVTEETRGTVVRILRDKISEAGLSGGRVQQVTTASNKHFVVIEMPNTNRTEVENLVTERGQVQVVAGYPVQTDNGTEHRRTPLLTQGDFSSIGTAQESRQLGPNVPVVLNGETAQNFSDAMRTFGFTNEGVNNCRYRQTPDDPGHCLYTVVDGETVYAAHMSPDLAQTFRQEKFTQSPNFVMSTTNMSEARALQIHLNAGSLPASLNMDEGTSYFLAPSLAEEFKLYSFITGLVAVAAVSLVVFLRYGDPKVAAPMLVTALSEVVILLGFAAAIQLPLDLSHIAGFIAVIGTGVDDLIIIADEVMSEGDVNSSRVFQNRFRKAFWVIGAAAATTIIAMSPLAVLSLGDLQGFAIITILGVLIGVLVTRPAYGDILRSLLTDK, from the coding sequence ATAATGGATATCCGTGACAACTGGCGAGTCATCCTGCTCGCAGTGTTCCTCGTCGTCAGCGGGTTCGCACTCTTCGCGCCCGGCACCGGCGGTAGCGGCGGCGACACCGCCGCGAACGGCTCGGTCGTCGATCAGGCCAGCGACGGCCCGAGCAACCTCCAGTTCGGTCTCGAACTCTCGGGCGGCACCCGAATCCGCGCGCCCGTCAACGGTCTAACTGCCGAGGGCGTGGACGTGCCGCGCGCCACCGACCCCGGAACCGTCGAGAAGCAGGTCGCCGGTAACCTCTCGAACGTCGCCGCCGCCGACGTGACTCTCCGACTCGCGCAGGCCTCCAACGAGACCACGACCGTCGAGGTACTCAGCGACAACGCGACGACCGGGGAGTTCGAGCAGGCGCTCGAACAGTCGGGCTACGACTACGAGAGCGTCCGGCAGGGCGTCACCGAAGAGACGCGTGGCACGGTCGTTCGCATCCTCCGTGACAAAATTTCGGAGGCGGGCCTCTCGGGCGGTCGCGTCCAGCAGGTCACGACCGCGAGCAACAAACACTTCGTGGTCATCGAGATGCCCAACACCAACCGGACCGAGGTCGAGAACCTCGTGACCGAACGCGGTCAGGTGCAGGTCGTCGCTGGCTACCCGGTCCAGACCGACAACGGGACCGAGCACCGCCGGACGCCACTGCTCACGCAGGGCGACTTCAGCAGTATCGGGACCGCACAGGAGAGTCGCCAGCTCGGCCCGAACGTCCCAGTCGTCCTGAACGGCGAGACCGCGCAGAACTTCTCTGATGCGATGCGGACGTTCGGCTTCACCAACGAGGGCGTCAACAACTGTCGCTATCGGCAGACGCCCGACGACCCCGGCCACTGCCTGTACACCGTCGTGGACGGCGAAACCGTCTACGCGGCCCACATGAGTCCGGACCTCGCTCAGACGTTCCGCCAAGAGAAGTTCACCCAGAGTCCGAACTTCGTCATGAGTACGACCAATATGTCCGAGGCGCGCGCGCTCCAGATTCACCTGAACGCCGGTTCGCTCCCGGCCTCGCTGAACATGGACGAGGGCACGTCGTACTTCCTCGCGCCGAGTCTGGCCGAGGAGTTCAAGCTCTACTCGTTCATCACGGGTCTCGTCGCGGTCGCCGCGGTCAGCCTCGTCGTCTTCCTCCGGTACGGTGACCCGAAGGTCGCCGCCCCGATGCTGGTGACGGCGCTCTCGGAGGTCGTCATCCTCCTTGGGTTCGCCGCGGCCATTCAACTGCCGCTTGACCTCAGCCACATCGCCGGGTTCATCGCGGTCATCGGGACCGGGGTGGACGACCTCATCATCATCGCCGACGAGGTGATGTCCGAGGGCGATGTCAACTCCTCGCGGGTCTTCCAGAATCGCTTCCGGAAGGCGTTCTGGGTCATCGGCGCGGCCGCCGCGACGACCATCATCGCCATGAGTCCGCTGGCCGTCCTCTCGCTGGGCGACCTGCAGGGCTTCGCCATCATCACCATCCTCGGCGTCCTCATCGGCGTGCTGGTGACGCGTCCGGCGTACGGTGACATCCTGCGGAGCCTGCTGACGGATAAATAG
- a CDS encoding DUF5812 family protein gives MSDTDTEEKTSTFLVTHAEGDSAILKDVHDGQVHTLSSNPGVEETDAVEATVAPDPPMNVTWSVVEVAERRDLSTERSDEPPTVHERDIADEQAVGEITRTERAGDGEIHVLTVPPEDTEDAVDDVLDDASTLSRAARLGVSRVEVRAEDGVVSVRYMP, from the coding sequence ATGAGCGACACCGACACCGAGGAAAAGACCAGCACCTTCCTCGTCACGCACGCCGAGGGCGATTCGGCGATTCTCAAGGACGTACATGACGGGCAGGTCCACACCCTCTCGTCGAACCCCGGCGTCGAGGAGACCGACGCCGTCGAAGCGACCGTCGCGCCCGACCCCCCGATGAACGTGACGTGGTCGGTCGTGGAAGTGGCCGAGCGCCGTGACCTCTCGACCGAACGAAGCGACGAACCGCCGACTGTCCACGAGCGCGACATCGCCGACGAGCAGGCGGTCGGCGAGATTACCCGGACCGAGCGCGCTGGCGACGGCGAGATTCACGTCCTCACGGTGCCTCCGGAGGACACCGAGGACGCCGTGGACGACGTGTTAGACGACGCGAGTACGCTCTCGCGGGCGGCTAGACTCGGCGTTTCGCGCGTCGAAGTCCGGGCCGAGGACGGCGTCGTCAGCGTCCGCTACATGCCATAG